The following are encoded in a window of Lynx canadensis isolate LIC74 chromosome B1, mLynCan4.pri.v2, whole genome shotgun sequence genomic DNA:
- the BMPR1B gene encoding bone morphogenetic protein receptor type-1B isoform X1: MLLRSSGKLNVGTKKEDGESTAPTPRPKILRCKCHHHCPEDSVNNICSTDGYCFTMIEEDDSGMPVVTSGCLGLEGSDFQCRDTPIPHQRRSIECCTERNECNKDLHPTLPPLKSRDFVDGPIHHKALLISVTVCSLLLVLIILFCYFRYKRQETRPRYSIGLEQDETYIPPGESLRDLIEQSQSSGSGSGLPLLVQRTIAKQIQMVKQIGKGRYGEVWMGKWRGEKVAVKVFFTTEEASWFRETEIYQTVLMRHENILGFIAADIKGTGSWTQLYLITDYHENGSLYDYLKSTTLDTKSMLKLAYSAVSGLCHLHTEIFSTQGKPAIAHRDLKSKNILVKKNGTCCIADLGLAVKFISDTNEVDIPPNTRVGTKRYMPPEVLDESLNRNHFQSYIMADMYSFGLILWEVARRCVSGGIVEEYQLPYHDLVPSDPSYEDMREIVCIKKLRPSFPNRWSSDECLRQMGKLMMECWAHNPASRLTALRVKKTLAKMSESQDIKL, from the exons CACAGATGGATATTGTTTCACAATGATAGAAGAAGATGATTCTGGGATGCCTGTGGTCACTTCTGGATGCCTAGGACTAGAAGGCTCAGATTTTCAGTGCCGG GACACCCCCATTCCTCATCAGAGAAGATCCATTGAGTGCTGCACAGAGCGGAACGAGTGTAACAAAGACCTGCACCCTACGCTGCCTCCACTGAAGAGTAGAG attttgttGATGGACCTATACACCACAAGGCCTTACTTATATCTGTAACTGTCTGTAGTTTGCTATTGgtccttattattttattctgttactTCAG GTATAAAAGACAAGAAACCAGGCCTCGGTACAGCATTGGGTTAGAACAGGACGAAACGTACATTCCTCCTGGAGAATCCCTGAGAGACTTAATTGAGCAGTCTCAAAGCTCAGGAAGTGGATCAGGCCTCCCTCTGCTG GTCCAAAGGACTATAGCTAAGCAGATTCAGATGGTGAAACAGATTGGAAAAGGTCGCTATGGGGAAGTTTGGATGGGAAAGTGGCGTGGCGAAAAGGTAGCTGTGAAAGTGTTCTTCACCACGGAGGAGGCCAGCTGGTTCCGAGAGACAGAAATATATCAGACAGTGTTGATGAGGCATGAAAACATTTTGG gGTTCATTGCTGCAGATATCAAAGGGACAGGGTCTTGGACCCAGTTGTACCTAATTACAGACTATCATGAAAACGGTTCCCTCTATGACTATCTGAAGTCCACCACTctagatacaaaatcaatgctgAAGTTAGCCTATTCTGCTGTCAGTGGCTTATGTCATTTACATACTGAAATCTTTAGTACCCAAGGCAAACCGGCAATCGCCCACCGAGATCTGAAAAGTAAGAACATCCTGGTGAAGAAAAACGGAACGTGCTGTATAGCTGACCTGGGCCTGGCCGTCAAATTTATTAG tGATACCAATGAAGTTGACATACCACCCAACACCCGAGTTGGCACCAAACGCTATATGCCCCCAGAAGTGTTGGATGAGAGCTTAAATAGAAATCACTTTCAGTCTTACATTATGGCCGACATGTACAGTTTTGGACTCATCCTCTGGGAGGTTGCTAGGAGATGTGTATCAGGAG GTATAGTGGAAGAATACCAGCTTCCCTATCATGATCTGGTGCCCAGTGACCCCTCTTACGAGGACATGAGAGAGATTGTGTGCATCAAGAAGCTACGTCCCTCATTCCCCAACCGGTGGAGCAGTGATGAG TGTCTGAGGCAGATGGGAAAGCTCATGATGGAATGCTGGGCTCACAATCCTGCATCACGACTGACCGCCCTGCGCGTCAAGAAAACACTAGCCAAAATGTCAGAGTCCCAGGACATTAAACTCtga
- the BMPR1B gene encoding bone morphogenetic protein receptor type-1B isoform X2 — translation MWAPRKRMVRVQPPPLVQRSCVANVTTIVQKTQSTIFADGYCFTMIEEDDSGMPVVTSGCLGLEGSDFQCRDTPIPHQRRSIECCTERNECNKDLHPTLPPLKSRDFVDGPIHHKALLISVTVCSLLLVLIILFCYFRYKRQETRPRYSIGLEQDETYIPPGESLRDLIEQSQSSGSGSGLPLLVQRTIAKQIQMVKQIGKGRYGEVWMGKWRGEKVAVKVFFTTEEASWFRETEIYQTVLMRHENILGFIAADIKGTGSWTQLYLITDYHENGSLYDYLKSTTLDTKSMLKLAYSAVSGLCHLHTEIFSTQGKPAIAHRDLKSKNILVKKNGTCCIADLGLAVKFISDTNEVDIPPNTRVGTKRYMPPEVLDESLNRNHFQSYIMADMYSFGLILWEVARRCVSGGIVEEYQLPYHDLVPSDPSYEDMREIVCIKKLRPSFPNRWSSDECLRQMGKLMMECWAHNPASRLTALRVKKTLAKMSESQDIKL, via the exons ATGGATATTGTTTCACAATGATAGAAGAAGATGATTCTGGGATGCCTGTGGTCACTTCTGGATGCCTAGGACTAGAAGGCTCAGATTTTCAGTGCCGG GACACCCCCATTCCTCATCAGAGAAGATCCATTGAGTGCTGCACAGAGCGGAACGAGTGTAACAAAGACCTGCACCCTACGCTGCCTCCACTGAAGAGTAGAG attttgttGATGGACCTATACACCACAAGGCCTTACTTATATCTGTAACTGTCTGTAGTTTGCTATTGgtccttattattttattctgttactTCAG GTATAAAAGACAAGAAACCAGGCCTCGGTACAGCATTGGGTTAGAACAGGACGAAACGTACATTCCTCCTGGAGAATCCCTGAGAGACTTAATTGAGCAGTCTCAAAGCTCAGGAAGTGGATCAGGCCTCCCTCTGCTG GTCCAAAGGACTATAGCTAAGCAGATTCAGATGGTGAAACAGATTGGAAAAGGTCGCTATGGGGAAGTTTGGATGGGAAAGTGGCGTGGCGAAAAGGTAGCTGTGAAAGTGTTCTTCACCACGGAGGAGGCCAGCTGGTTCCGAGAGACAGAAATATATCAGACAGTGTTGATGAGGCATGAAAACATTTTGG gGTTCATTGCTGCAGATATCAAAGGGACAGGGTCTTGGACCCAGTTGTACCTAATTACAGACTATCATGAAAACGGTTCCCTCTATGACTATCTGAAGTCCACCACTctagatacaaaatcaatgctgAAGTTAGCCTATTCTGCTGTCAGTGGCTTATGTCATTTACATACTGAAATCTTTAGTACCCAAGGCAAACCGGCAATCGCCCACCGAGATCTGAAAAGTAAGAACATCCTGGTGAAGAAAAACGGAACGTGCTGTATAGCTGACCTGGGCCTGGCCGTCAAATTTATTAG tGATACCAATGAAGTTGACATACCACCCAACACCCGAGTTGGCACCAAACGCTATATGCCCCCAGAAGTGTTGGATGAGAGCTTAAATAGAAATCACTTTCAGTCTTACATTATGGCCGACATGTACAGTTTTGGACTCATCCTCTGGGAGGTTGCTAGGAGATGTGTATCAGGAG GTATAGTGGAAGAATACCAGCTTCCCTATCATGATCTGGTGCCCAGTGACCCCTCTTACGAGGACATGAGAGAGATTGTGTGCATCAAGAAGCTACGTCCCTCATTCCCCAACCGGTGGAGCAGTGATGAG TGTCTGAGGCAGATGGGAAAGCTCATGATGGAATGCTGGGCTCACAATCCTGCATCACGACTGACCGCCCTGCGCGTCAAGAAAACACTAGCCAAAATGTCAGAGTCCCAGGACATTAAACTCtga